A region of Photobacterium sanguinicancri DNA encodes the following proteins:
- the argF gene encoding ornithine carbamoyltransferase: MAFNLRNRNFLKLLDFTPREIQHMLELAAELKKAKYNGYEQPRLTGKNIALIFEKASTRTRCAFEVAAYDQGANVTYLGPSGSQIGYKESMKDTARVLGRMYDGIEYRGFGQEIVEDLGAYAGVPVWNGLTDEFHPTQILADFLTMQEHGRGKQLHEMTFAYLGDARNNMGNSLMVGAAKMGMDIRLVAPKAFWPEEALVAQCREIAEETGAKITMTEDVQEGVKGCDFLYTDVWVSMGEAKEAWAARIDLMMPYQVNMDMLKATGNPHVKFMHCLPAFHGEDTVVGKELAQEYPMLKDGVEVTDEVVESKHSIVFDEAENRMHTIKAIMVATLGQ, encoded by the coding sequence ATGGCTTTTAATCTTCGCAACCGTAACTTCCTAAAATTACTAGACTTCACTCCACGTGAAATTCAACACATGCTAGAACTAGCAGCTGAGTTGAAAAAAGCGAAGTACAACGGTTACGAGCAGCCTCGCCTAACGGGTAAAAACATTGCGCTTATCTTTGAAAAAGCGTCAACTCGTACTCGCTGTGCATTTGAAGTTGCTGCTTACGACCAAGGCGCTAACGTAACTTACTTAGGCCCTTCTGGTTCTCAAATCGGTTACAAAGAATCAATGAAAGATACAGCACGTGTTCTTGGCCGTATGTACGATGGCATTGAATACCGTGGCTTCGGTCAAGAAATCGTTGAAGACCTAGGCGCTTACGCTGGTGTTCCAGTATGGAATGGTCTAACTGACGAATTCCACCCAACTCAAATCCTAGCTGACTTCCTAACTATGCAAGAGCATGGTCGTGGTAAGCAACTACACGAAATGACATTCGCTTACCTAGGTGATGCACGCAACAACATGGGTAACTCTCTAATGGTTGGTGCTGCTAAAATGGGTATGGACATCCGTCTAGTTGCTCCTAAAGCATTCTGGCCTGAAGAAGCACTAGTTGCTCAATGTCGTGAAATCGCTGAAGAAACTGGCGCTAAAATCACAATGACTGAAGACGTGCAAGAAGGCGTTAAAGGTTGTGACTTCCTATACACTGACGTATGGGTATCTATGGGTGAAGCGAAAGAAGCTTGGGCTGCACGTATCGACCTAATGATGCCTTACCAAGTAAACATGGATATGCTAAAAGCAACTGGCAACCCACATGTTAAATTCATGCACTGCCTACCAGCATTCCACGGTGAAGACACTGTAGTTGGTAAAGAACTTGCTCAAGAATACCCTATGCTAAAAGACGGCGTAGAAGTAACTGACGAAGTGGTTGAGTCTAAGCACTCTATCGTATTCGACGAAGCTGAAAACCGTATGCACACCATCAAAGCTATCATGGTTGCAACACTAGGTCAGTAA
- the pyrB gene encoding aspartate carbamoyltransferase, with the protein MANSLFQKHIISIPELNRSELELIVETAGKLKAEPNPELLKNKVVASCFFEPSTRTRLSFETAVQRLGGTVIGFDNGGNTSLAKKGETLADSVQVISSYVDAFVMRHPQEGAARLASEFSNGVPVVNGGDGANQHPTQTLLDLFSVFETQGRLDNLNVAFVGDLKYGRTVHSLTQALSKFDNINFFFVAPEILAMPDYICEELDEAGINYSLHATMEEVIPELDVLYMTRVQKERFDESEYAHMKAAYILTAEMLKEARDNLKVLHPLPRVDEITVDVDKTKHAYYFQQAENGVYAREALLALVLNEQL; encoded by the coding sequence ATGGCGAATTCGCTGTTCCAAAAGCACATCATTTCCATACCGGAATTAAACCGCAGTGAACTAGAACTGATTGTTGAAACCGCAGGTAAATTGAAGGCAGAGCCAAATCCAGAGCTACTGAAAAATAAAGTAGTCGCAAGCTGCTTCTTCGAGCCTTCTACGCGTACTCGCTTATCATTTGAAACCGCAGTACAACGCCTTGGTGGTACAGTCATCGGCTTCGATAACGGTGGCAACACATCGCTAGCGAAAAAAGGTGAGACACTGGCTGACTCAGTACAGGTTATTTCTTCATACGTTGATGCATTTGTTATGCGTCACCCACAAGAAGGGGCTGCACGCCTAGCCTCTGAATTCTCTAACGGTGTTCCAGTCGTTAATGGTGGTGACGGTGCAAACCAACACCCAACACAAACCCTACTAGACCTGTTCTCTGTCTTTGAAACACAAGGCCGCCTAGATAACCTTAACGTCGCCTTCGTCGGTGATTTAAAATACGGCCGTACAGTGCACTCGTTAACACAGGCGTTATCGAAGTTCGATAACATCAACTTCTTCTTCGTCGCGCCAGAAATTCTAGCGATGCCAGATTACATCTGTGAAGAATTAGATGAAGCCGGTATCAACTACAGCCTGCACGCCACCATGGAAGAAGTAATACCTGAACTTGATGTGTTGTACATGACCCGCGTTCAAAAAGAGCGTTTCGACGAATCTGAATACGCACACATGAAAGCTGCGTACATCCTAACGGCAGAAATGCTGAAAGAAGCGCGCGACAACCTGAAAGTGCTGCACCCACTACCACGTGTGGATGAAATCACGGTTGATGTTGATAAAACCAAACACGCTTATTACTTCCAGCAAGCAGAAAACGGTGTGTACGCCCGTGAAGCCTTACTGGCACTTGTACTAAACGAACAACTTTAA
- the pyrI gene encoding aspartate carbamoyltransferase regulatory subunit, with protein sequence MTKETQLQVEAIKNGTVIDHIPANVGIKVLKLFKMHKTNQRVTIGLNLPSSAQGAKDLIKIENVFISEDQANQLAMYAPKATVNQIENYEVAKKLHLTLPEQINGIFECPNSNCISHGEPVDSSFKVITKKEDIQLKCKYCEKVFSREIMTERR encoded by the coding sequence ATGACTAAAGAAACTCAACTACAAGTTGAAGCAATCAAGAACGGTACTGTTATCGACCACATCCCTGCGAATGTTGGCATTAAAGTACTAAAACTGTTCAAAATGCACAAAACAAACCAACGCGTTACCATTGGTTTAAATCTGCCGTCTTCAGCGCAGGGTGCAAAAGATTTGATTAAAATCGAAAACGTCTTCATCAGTGAAGACCAAGCTAACCAGCTTGCGATGTACGCTCCTAAAGCGACCGTTAACCAAATCGAAAACTACGAAGTGGCGAAGAAGCTGCACCTAACGCTACCAGAACAAATCAATGGCATTTTTGAATGCCCAAACAGCAACTGTATTAGCCACGGTGAACCCGTAGACAGTAGCTTCAAGGTGATAACCAAAAAAGAAGACATTCAGCTCAAGTGTAAATACTGTGAGAAAGTATTCTCACGTGAAATCATGACTGAACGTCGCTAA
- a CDS encoding serine protease, with amino-acid sequence MAQFTSPTIRHIARIALGTLITLSLTQCIASNGKIEHTASHEANHMVVIGVPMLLGGFGSSVPINEQYHITARHVAQLSWDLDVIHHPYCDLSLVRSRTPQESIPQWGLIYPDQAVSHQGHSLLGTTIKGEGKYLQDVLDTNSKCLYSLSDAPSMSGMSGGPVFNAQGQIVGITVAILDNPEDIQNLRQAERYTQFVPATLIFDWLTQLGISTSYASSELANIRVAPYIENINTPHYRLGVQSQPASPQNASSFQLSSQPQTTRQRVIGQTNNREENTSATISIFNHYAVVQHPLSSSLTSSSIKPLSPPKTPFRDTQEATINSQQKQGDKAQKRQTKTQQEKNSNLINEIGYRPSYW; translated from the coding sequence ATGGCACAATTTACATCACCAACAATCAGGCATATTGCCAGGATAGCCCTTGGTACACTCATCACACTCTCATTGACTCAGTGTATTGCGAGCAATGGCAAGATTGAACATACCGCCTCGCATGAGGCCAACCATATGGTCGTTATTGGTGTCCCCATGCTACTTGGGGGATTCGGCTCTTCCGTCCCCATTAACGAGCAATATCATATTACTGCGAGGCATGTCGCGCAGTTGTCATGGGATCTCGATGTTATTCATCACCCCTATTGTGACTTATCTTTGGTGCGTTCTCGTACCCCTCAAGAATCGATTCCACAATGGGGCTTGATCTACCCAGATCAAGCTGTCAGCCATCAGGGGCACTCGCTGCTTGGCACAACAATAAAAGGCGAAGGGAAATACTTACAAGACGTACTGGATACCAATAGTAAATGCCTATACTCCCTGAGCGATGCGCCCAGTATGTCAGGTATGAGCGGTGGCCCGGTCTTTAATGCGCAAGGACAAATCGTTGGGATCACTGTCGCGATACTCGATAACCCAGAAGATATTCAAAATTTACGACAAGCAGAACGGTATACCCAATTTGTTCCTGCCACGTTAATCTTTGATTGGTTAACCCAATTAGGGATCAGCACCTCATATGCCAGCTCCGAATTAGCCAACATCCGGGTCGCCCCTTACATCGAGAACATTAACACCCCTCATTACCGACTAGGTGTCCAATCACAACCAGCCTCACCGCAAAATGCCTCATCATTTCAGCTAAGCTCTCAGCCACAAACAACACGTCAGCGTGTGATAGGCCAAACGAATAACCGTGAAGAAAACACCAGCGCGACCATCTCTATTTTCAATCACTACGCCGTCGTACAACATCCTTTATCGTCATCATTAACATCGTCGTCAATCAAACCATTATCTCCCCCAAAAACACCGTTTAGAGACACGCAAGAAGCAACCATTAATTCACAACAAAAACAAGGAGATAAAGCACAGAAAAGACAAACAAAAACACAACAAGAGAAAAACAGCAATCTCATAAATGAAATAGGGTATCGACCTTCATATTGGTAA
- a CDS encoding arginine repressor: protein MNGYELHGALELSASDEDIITACKRLLQQQSFSTQDDIRQSLIDMGYTDVSQSTVSRLLSRMGVAKVPNAYGKKVYCLTVENEPVQVGSSIASQIEFITHNQLVVVVKTHPGGAQLVARLIDVQPHAEILGTVGGNDTVMVAPKDINRIDECEKVVKTRLGIPV from the coding sequence GTGAATGGATACGAATTACACGGCGCGCTAGAGTTGAGTGCATCTGACGAAGACATCATCACAGCATGTAAGCGTCTACTGCAACAGCAAAGCTTTTCTACCCAAGATGATATTCGCCAAAGTTTAATCGACATGGGTTATACCGATGTCAGCCAATCAACCGTTTCACGCCTGCTTTCTCGCATGGGTGTAGCAAAAGTACCGAATGCCTACGGCAAGAAAGTCTATTGCTTAACTGTTGAAAACGAACCCGTTCAAGTGGGATCTTCAATCGCATCACAGATTGAATTTATCACCCATAACCAACTGGTCGTGGTCGTAAAAACACACCCAGGTGGCGCGCAGTTAGTCGCACGTTTAATTGATGTTCAACCGCATGCTGAAATTCTTGGCACTGTGGGGGGCAACGATACCGTGATGGTGGCGCCAAAAGATATCAACCGCATAGATGAATGTGAGAAAGTCGTTAAAACACGTTTAGGTATTCCTGTTTAA
- a CDS encoding RidA family protein, giving the protein MTQVLHTEQAPAAIGPYVQGVDLGNMVLTSGQIPVNPETGEVADGIAEQARQSLDNVKAVVESSGLKVADIVKMTVFVKDLNDFAAVNEVYGAFFDEHNAPYPARSCVEVARLPKDVKIEIEAIAVRK; this is encoded by the coding sequence ATGACTCAAGTTCTACATACCGAACAAGCACCAGCAGCAATTGGCCCTTACGTACAAGGTGTTGACCTAGGTAACATGGTGCTAACCTCTGGCCAAATTCCAGTAAACCCAGAAACAGGCGAAGTGGCTGATGGCATTGCAGAGCAAGCGCGCCAGTCACTAGACAACGTCAAAGCAGTCGTTGAATCATCAGGCCTGAAAGTCGCTGACATTGTAAAAATGACAGTCTTTGTAAAAGACCTCAATGACTTTGCAGCAGTAAATGAAGTGTACGGTGCGTTCTTTGATGAGCACAATGCACCATACCCTGCACGTTCTTGTGTAGAAGTTGCACGTCTACCAAAAGATGTGAAAATCGAAATTGAAGCAATTGCGGTTCGTAAATAA
- a CDS encoding IS3 family transposase (programmed frameshift): MKTTSRRTQRDYSLAFKLAVVSQVEKGEMTYKQAQERYGIQGRSTVLVWLRKHGQLDWSKGIEQSRALGATMSNPSSTQTPEQRIKELEQQLEETQLKAEFFEAVVKVMDRDFGVRISKKRKAELLRKKPVRKLTVTKACHFIGITRQAFYKRCVAEIHQTKKDESVLGFVKDQRMMHPRIGTRKIKYLLAQNDIEIGRDRLFSLLRMNRLLVQNRRAYHRTTNSNHRFYCHPNRIKEGLIPERPEQLWVADITYLATRRGSTYLSLVTDAYSRKIVGYHIGDDMKARTVKQAFLNALKERKNTGELVHHSDRGVQYCSVEYQELHRQYDVSCSMTDGYDCYQNALAERINGILKMEYLLNKPNDLDEAKKMVAESVKIYNEYRPHTALKYKTPDEIHRAF; the protein is encoded by the exons ATGAAAACAACAAGTAGACGTACTCAACGAGATTATTCTCTTGCCTTTAAATTGGCAGTCGTAAGCCAAGTTGAAAAAGGCGAAATGACTTATAAGCAAGCTCAAGAGCGTTATGGGATCCAAGGTCGCTCTACCGTTTTAGTTTGGCTTCGCAAACATGGTCAACTAGATTGGTCTAAAGGAATAGAACAATCGAGAGCGTTAGGAGCGACTATGTCAAACCCTTCCTCAACTCAAACCCCAGAGCAACGAATCAAAGAACTCGAGCAGCAATTGGAAGAGACTCAGCTCAAAGCTGAGTTCTTTGAAGCGGTAGTAAAAGTCATGGATCGAGATTTCGGTGTCCGAATCTCAAAGAAGCGCAAGGCCGAGTTATTAAGGAAAAAAC CGGTCAGAAAGTTGACCGTCACTAAAGCTTGTCACTTCATAGGTATTACACGACAAGCCTTCTACAAGCGCTGTGTTGCAGAAATTCATCAAACAAAGAAAGATGAATCAGTACTCGGTTTCGTGAAGGATCAAAGGATGATGCACCCTCGTATAGGGACTCGTAAGATCAAGTATTTACTTGCTCAGAACGATATTGAAATCGGGCGAGACCGCTTATTCTCTCTGTTGAGAATGAATCGATTATTAGTGCAAAATCGAAGGGCTTATCATCGAACCACAAACAGTAATCATCGCTTTTACTGCCATCCAAATCGAATCAAAGAAGGCTTAATACCGGAAAGACCAGAGCAATTATGGGTTGCCGATATTACTTATCTAGCAACGCGACGTGGTAGTACTTATCTCAGTTTAGTGACGGACGCTTACTCAAGAAAAATCGTGGGCTATCACATAGGTGATGATATGAAAGCTCGCACGGTCAAGCAGGCCTTTTTAAACGCGTTGAAAGAGCGGAAGAATACAGGTGAGCTTGTTCATCACTCAGATCGAGGTGTTCAGTACTGCTCTGTTGAATACCAAGAGTTGCATCGACAGTATGATGTATCTTGCTCAATGACTGATGGCTATGACTGTTATCAGAATGCGTTGGCAGAGAGGATCAACGGAATACTGAAGATGGAGTATCTGTTGAATAAGCCGAATGATTTAGATGAAGCAAAGAAAATGGTCGCCGAATCAGTAAAAATCTATAATGAATATAGGCCTCACACAGCTCTAAAATACAAAACGCCCGATGAAATACATCGAGCGTTTTAG
- the idi gene encoding isopentenyl-diphosphate Delta-isomerase: MKKELVVLVTPEGKPIGLQEKMQAHYDGQLHLAFSVLLYRDGEQGREYLLHQRAMGKYHSGGLWTNTCCSHPRQNESFIDAGLRRLGEEMGVVGSIPLQDVATFLYRAELDNGLVEHELDHVLIAKCGQIQLDPSEDEVMAYRWWPESDVIAALDNTPSIFTAWFPQVWQLTLAHAA, encoded by the coding sequence ATGAAGAAAGAGCTAGTGGTACTTGTAACGCCTGAAGGTAAACCAATAGGGCTGCAAGAGAAAATGCAGGCCCACTATGATGGCCAATTACATCTAGCTTTCTCTGTTCTGTTGTATCGTGATGGTGAGCAAGGGCGAGAATATCTACTGCACCAGCGAGCTATGGGGAAGTATCATAGCGGAGGGCTATGGACTAATACCTGTTGTTCTCACCCACGCCAAAATGAGTCCTTCATTGATGCGGGTCTTCGCCGTCTTGGGGAAGAGATGGGAGTGGTAGGGTCGATCCCATTGCAAGATGTGGCGACGTTTTTATACCGTGCCGAGCTTGATAATGGATTGGTCGAGCATGAATTGGATCATGTCTTGATTGCGAAGTGTGGCCAAATCCAACTTGATCCCAGTGAGGATGAAGTCATGGCATATCGCTGGTGGCCTGAGTCGGATGTGATTGCGGCATTAGATAATACGCCTTCGATCTTCACTGCATGGTTTCCGCAAGTATGGCAATTAACCTTAGCGCATGCCGCTTAG
- a CDS encoding 1-acylglycerol-3-phosphate O-acyltransferase: MILLFRMIAMALFAVFMFVFGCGYCLLSPRNPTHVYTCGRQFSKMARILGIKLEIRYADGAQNVGSSVYIANHQNNYDLFTVSGAIMPRTVTVGKKSLVWMPLFGQLYWITGNILIDRANRSKAVGTIGQIVEKIKQRNVSIWMFPEGTRSRGRGLLPFKTGAFHAAIGANVPVVPVVCSSTESIKLNRWNNGVVIVEVMPPISTDGLSKEDVRDLSETSRNQMKDKIEQLDAEIAQRSA, from the coding sequence ATGATATTGTTGTTCCGCATGATCGCCATGGCACTTTTTGCCGTATTCATGTTTGTATTTGGCTGTGGCTACTGCCTATTAAGCCCTCGTAATCCAACACACGTATATACCTGTGGCCGCCAATTTAGCAAAATGGCACGTATCTTAGGGATTAAACTTGAGATCCGTTATGCCGACGGTGCTCAAAATGTAGGATCCAGCGTATATATTGCTAACCACCAAAATAACTATGATCTTTTTACCGTGTCTGGCGCGATTATGCCGCGCACTGTGACTGTGGGTAAAAAGAGCTTAGTGTGGATGCCATTGTTTGGTCAGCTTTACTGGATCACCGGTAATATTCTGATTGATCGCGCAAACCGCAGCAAGGCGGTGGGCACCATTGGTCAGATCGTTGAAAAGATCAAACAGCGAAATGTTTCAATTTGGATGTTCCCAGAAGGAACTCGCTCTCGTGGCCGTGGTTTGCTGCCATTTAAAACCGGTGCTTTTCATGCCGCGATAGGTGCGAATGTGCCTGTTGTGCCCGTTGTGTGTAGTTCGACGGAAAGCATTAAGTTGAATCGTTGGAATAACGGTGTTGTGATTGTTGAAGTCATGCCTCCTATTTCCACTGACGGTTTGTCGAAAGAAGATGTACGTGATCTCTCTGAGACCAGCCGTAATCAAATGAAAGATAAAATTGAACAGTTGGATGCAGAGATCGCACAACGTTCAGCGTAA
- the parC gene encoding DNA topoisomerase IV subunit A, whose translation MTDVSMDGVEQLPLRKFTEDAYLNYSMYVIMDRALPFIGDGLKPVQRRIIYAMSELGLSATAKYKKSARTVGDVLGKYHPHGDSACYEAMVLMAQPFSYRYPLVDGQGNWGAPDDPKSFAAMRYTESRLSRFSEVLLAELGQGTADWVPNFDGTMNEPKMLPARLPHILLNGVTGIAVGMATDIPPHNAREVANAVVHLIDNPKAELDALMGFVKGPDYPTEAEIITPQSDLEKVYRTGRGSIKMRAVWHKENSDIVITALPHQTSGAKLLEQIANQMRAKKLPMVEDLRDESDHENPTRIVIVPRSNRIDCDQLMNHLFASTDLEKSFRVNLNMLGLDGRPRVKGLVTILGEWLEFRRSTVRRRLQYRLDKVLARLHILEGLLAAYLNIDEVIEIIRTEDNPKAEFMSRFDLSAIQADAILEIKLRQLAKLEEIKIRAEQDELATERDYLEKLLGSERRLNTLIKKEIIADAEHYGDDRRSPLVEREEAKALTERDLIPSEIITVVLSEKGWIRHAKGHDVDPSTLSYKSGDNYLAHTRGKSNQPAIFMGTDGRSYALESHSLPSARSQGEPITGRLNLTAGSHVRQVLMSEDDQMWLMSSDAGYGFICKGSDMVSKNRNGKALLTVPENSLVLPPQPVTDLDSDDVLVITNEGRMLMFPVKDLPQLSKGKGNKIINIPAARSKAREEMVAHMIILPANSHITLHAGKRKLGLKPADLDNFRGERGRRGAMLPRGLQRVTEMEISAPETNNNDE comes from the coding sequence ATGACTGATGTCTCAATGGATGGCGTTGAACAGCTTCCACTTAGGAAGTTTACTGAAGACGCTTACCTTAATTACTCCATGTACGTAATCATGGATCGTGCTTTACCTTTCATTGGTGATGGCCTTAAACCCGTACAGCGCCGTATTATTTATGCGATGTCTGAACTTGGTTTGTCTGCTACCGCTAAATACAAAAAATCGGCACGTACTGTCGGTGATGTATTAGGTAAATACCACCCACATGGTGACTCGGCATGTTACGAGGCGATGGTATTGATGGCGCAGCCATTTTCATACCGTTACCCGCTGGTTGACGGCCAAGGTAACTGGGGTGCGCCGGATGATCCGAAATCTTTCGCTGCAATGCGTTATACCGAATCACGCCTTTCTCGTTTTTCTGAAGTACTACTGGCTGAATTAGGCCAAGGTACAGCCGATTGGGTGCCGAACTTTGATGGCACCATGAACGAGCCTAAAATGTTGCCAGCACGCCTACCTCACATCTTACTGAATGGTGTGACAGGTATTGCCGTGGGCATGGCGACCGATATTCCACCGCATAATGCCCGCGAAGTGGCAAATGCTGTGGTGCATTTGATTGATAATCCAAAAGCGGAACTTGATGCGTTAATGGGGTTTGTGAAAGGCCCTGATTACCCAACAGAAGCGGAAATTATTACTCCTCAGAGCGATCTGGAAAAGGTGTACCGCACTGGCCGTGGTAGCATCAAGATGCGTGCGGTATGGCATAAAGAAAACAGTGACATAGTGATCACCGCATTGCCACATCAAACATCTGGCGCAAAACTGCTAGAGCAGATTGCAAACCAGATGCGAGCCAAGAAACTCCCTATGGTTGAAGACTTACGCGATGAGTCTGACCATGAAAACCCAACGCGTATCGTGATTGTCCCACGCTCTAACCGCATCGATTGTGATCAGTTGATGAATCACTTATTTGCCTCGACCGATCTTGAGAAAAGCTTCCGTGTGAACTTGAACATGCTGGGTCTTGATGGTCGTCCACGCGTGAAAGGGTTGGTGACGATTCTGGGTGAGTGGCTGGAGTTCCGTCGCTCGACAGTCCGCCGTCGTTTACAGTACCGTCTAGATAAGGTACTCGCTCGCCTACATATTCTGGAAGGCTTATTAGCCGCTTACCTTAATATTGACGAAGTGATTGAGATTATCCGTACCGAAGATAATCCCAAAGCGGAATTTATGTCGCGCTTTGATTTGTCAGCAATCCAAGCGGATGCGATTTTAGAAATTAAACTGCGTCAATTGGCGAAGTTAGAAGAAATCAAAATTCGAGCGGAGCAAGACGAATTAGCGACAGAGCGTGATTACTTAGAAAAACTACTAGGTTCAGAGCGCCGTTTAAACACCCTGATTAAAAAAGAAATTATTGCCGATGCAGAGCATTATGGTGATGATCGTCGCTCGCCATTGGTTGAGCGTGAAGAAGCAAAAGCACTGACTGAACGTGATTTGATCCCAAGTGAAATCATCACAGTAGTGCTGTCTGAAAAAGGTTGGATCCGTCACGCGAAAGGCCACGATGTTGACCCATCAACATTAAGCTATAAATCGGGTGATAATTACCTCGCACATACACGTGGTAAGAGTAACCAGCCAGCGATCTTTATGGGGACTGACGGTCGAAGCTACGCACTGGAATCACATTCATTGCCATCGGCACGTAGTCAAGGTGAGCCGATCACCGGACGTTTGAACCTGACTGCGGGTAGCCATGTGCGCCAAGTCTTGATGTCGGAAGATGATCAGATGTGGCTGATGAGTTCAGATGCAGGCTACGGCTTTATCTGTAAAGGCAGCGACATGGTATCGAAGAACCGTAATGGTAAAGCGCTACTGACTGTGCCTGAGAATTCACTGGTGTTACCGCCGCAGCCCGTCACAGATCTTGATAGCGACGATGTATTGGTGATTACCAATGAAGGGCGCATGTTGATGTTCCCAGTGAAAGATTTACCACAGCTTAGCAAGGGTAAAGGTAATAAGATCATCAACATTCCAGCTGCGCGTTCGAAAGCACGTGAGGAAATGGTGGCACACATGATTATCTTACCAGCTAATAGCCATATTACGTTGCATGCAGGTAAGCGTAAGCTTGGCTTGAAGCCCGCGGATCTAGATAACTTCCGTGGTGAACGTGGTCGTCGTGGTGCGATGCTACCGCGTGGTTTACAGCGTGTGACTGAGATGGAAATCTCTGCGCCAGAAACCAATAATAACGACGAGTAA